In Beijerinckia indica subsp. indica ATCC 9039, the genomic window AGGTGAGGGCGTCTAATTGGCCGCCGGCATGGGCAGGAAGAAAGGTAGCGCTTCCACGCGGTTTAGCCATGCGCATACATTTTGATACGGTTCAAGTGACACCTCGCCCTCCGGTGCCTTGGCAATGTAGCTGTAGATCGCGACATCAGCGAGCGTGATGGTTGTTCCAGTTAGAAACGGGCTTTGCGTTAGCGTCTCATCAAGCCGCTCAAGGAGTCGTTTTGACTCTGCAGCGGCATGCTCATAATCACCTGGCAGACCGAATATCTTGATCAACCGCGCTGTGCATGGTCCGTTGAATACGGGGCCCTGCGCCACGGAGAGCCAGCGCTGGACCTGAGCCGCCGCTGAAGGTTCGCTTGGGAGCCACATTCTCGATGGGTCGTATCTGAGTGCTAAATAGACGAGGATGGCAACGGAATCTGCAATCGTGACGTCTCCATCCTGTAATACGGGAACAGTTTCGAACACGTTCAGTCTATGAAATTCATCCGTATGTTGTTCGCCAGCGGCGAGATCGACCGCATGGAAGTGGTATGACAGGTTGAGCAAACTCAACATCAGTTCGGCCCGATGCGAATGGCCGGACAGGCGCAAGCCATAAAGGGTCAGGTTCGGACTCTCGGGCATCTCAAAATTTCCTCTCTCTATTGCCAGGGCCAAAGCGGGCTTGCAGCACTATACGGTACGGCGACAACCGGGATAATTGAGGAGCTTTGGCACACTCTGTCGCTAAAATCAGGATAATTCGATGGACCGGCTGGACAACCTTTCGACTTTCGTCGCGGTCGCTGAGCAGGGCAGTTTCATTGCGGCTAGTCGTCAGCTCGGTCGTTCTACGACCGCTGTGAGCCGTGCCGTCGCCGTGTTGGAGGATGTCTTGGGAACGCAACTCCTGACGCGAACCACGCGCGCCGTTGCGTTGACGCAGGCAGGACAGCGCACTCTGGAGCAAGCGCGGCGCATTCTGGCTGATTATGCCCAGTTGCGGGACGCGGCCGATGGAAATGCCACGCCATCTGGGCTCATCACGATAACCGCGCCGGAAATGTTTGGGCGCCTCCATGTATTGCCCCTCGTGGAGAGCTTCATGGCGGCCCATAGCAACGTGGAGATTTCTCTTCTGTTGCTGAATCGGATGGTTTCGTTGATTGATGAGGGCGTAGATCTCGGTGTGCGTATCGCGCATTTATCTGACTCGAGCCTCCGAGCCATCCGGCTTGGCAGTGTGCGACAAGTGCTATGCGCCAGTCCCGACTATCTCGCCATGGCCGGCACGCCATTGCATCCAAAAGACCTGGCTAACCATCGGGTTATTGCCATCATGGGCGCGAGGCCCTTGCCTTTCCGGTGGCGCTTCAGGAGCAGTACAAATCCCCGATCCGTGCTCGTCAAACCGCAACTCGTGGTGAATTCAGTGCAGGCCGCGTTGGAGGCTGCGTCGCGCGGAGCAGGAATTACACGTGTTCTTTCTTATCAATCAGCGCCGCTGGAAGAAATCGGGGCGTTGCGGCGCCTGCTTATAGCGCACGAGCCGCCCTCCATCCCCATCCATCTTGTCTATCCCGTCGGTCGGTATCTTCCGTCGCGCATTCGCATGTTCATCGATCATGCCGTCGCTGCGCTTCGCGGGCGCTTTCCAGAAGTCGAATGAGGCGTTTGATGATCTGATGGGATAGGGAGGGCCGATCGTTAATTGCTCTGCTCTCTCATTGATCACCCTTCTGCCGCGAGATCGAAAGCGCCACGATCGACCCCGCCGCCAACGAGAATGGCGCGTTTGCCGGCGTGATTGGGGGCCCCGACGACACCCTCCTTTTCCATCCGTTCGACGAGAGAAGCCGCTTTATTATAGCCGACCGAAAGGCGGCGCTGGATGTAGCTTGTCGAACATTTCTTGTCGCGCAGGACGATCGCCACGGCGCGGTCGTAAAGATCGCCCCCTTCCTCGGCATCCATGCTGCCGGGGGCCGGAGCCTCGCCGTCTTCACCCTCTTCGTCCTCGGCGGTGATGGCGTCGAGATAATCGGGCTGGCCTTGCGTCTTGAGATGCGCCACGACTTTTTCCACTTCACCGTCCGACACGAAAGGTCCATGGACGCGGGAAATGCGACCGCCGCCGGCCATATAGAGCATGTCGCCCTGGCCCAGCAATTGTTCGGCGCCTTGCTCGCCCAAAATGGTGCGGCTGTCGATTTTCGAAGTGACCTGGAAGGAGATGCGGGTCGGGAAATTCGCCTTGATCGTGCCAGTGATGACATCGACCGAGGGGCGTTGCGTCGCCATGATGAGATGAATGCCAGCGGCGCGCGCCATTTGTGCCAGGCGCTGGATCGCGCCCTCGATATCCTTGCCGGCGACCATCATCAGATCGGCCATTTCATCGACGATGACGACGATATAGGGCAGGACGGAAAGGTTCATTTCCTCCTGTTCGTAAATCGCCTCTCCGGTCTCGCGGTCGAAACCCGTCTGCACGACGCGGGTGATGACCTCGCCCTTGGCAGTGGCTTCCGCCACACGGGCATTGAAACCGTCGATATTCCGGACGCCGACCTTGGACATTTTCTTGTAGCGGTCTTCCATTTCGCGCACCGCCCATTTCAGGGCGACGACCGCTTTTTTCGGATCGGTGACGACGGGGGTGAGAAGATGCGGAATCCCGTCATAGACGGAGAGTTCGAGCATTTTCGGATCGACCATGATGAGCCGGCACTGATCGGGCTTGAGCCGATAGAGCAGTGACAGAATCATCGTATTGATGGCGACCGATTTGCCGGAGCCTGTGGTGCCGGCGACGAGCAGATGCGGCATGCGGGCGAGATCGACGATGATGGGCTCACCGCCGATATTTTTGCCGAGCGCAATGGCGAGCTTGTGCTTGCTCTCCTCGAAATCATGGGCTGACAGGAGTTCGCGTAGGAAAACGGTCTCCCGCCGCAGATTGGGCAATTCAATGCCGATCGCATTGCGGCCCTGGACCACCGCGACGCGGGCCGAGAGCGCCGACATGGAGCGGGCGATATCGTCGGCAAGACCGATGACGCGGGAGGATTTAATGCCAGGCGCGGGTTCGAGTTCATAAAGCGTCACGACCGGGCCGGGGCGCACATTGATGATCTCGCCCTTGACACCGAAATCCTCCAGAACGCCTTCGAGCACGCGCGCATTCTGCTGCAAGGCGTCGTCGGAAAGACGCGTGCCCTGTTTCTTCGGTTCGCTCAACATGGCGAGCGGAGGCAATTCGAAGACCTGATTAGTGTTTCGGTTCGACACGCGAAACATCGGAGCGCTTTGTGGCGCTGGGGCTTTTTCCTGCAAGGCGCGGGCACTGGGCTTGGGTGGCGGCGCTGGCGGCGTCACGCTCAAGGGCGGTAGTTCCGCTGCGAAATCATAATCGTCTTGTTCTTCTTCTACGTGCACTTCGCGTGCAGGCCGCGTCTCGGTAGAGGACGCAGCAGCGCGTTCTCGACGCACGGCTTCGCGGGTTGCACGCGGCGCATAGGCGCTGGCATCGAACGGCGGCGGTTCAGGAGCGGGTTCCAGCCATTGCAAAGGTTCGCCTGCGAGATCGAGCGGGGGATCGAAATCGCCATGGGTCTCGCGCCAGCCAGCCTGCCATGGTGCGGGCTTGGCTGTGACGGGCCGAACTCTTCGGGCCAAGAAGCGCGAAGCCCAGCTCTTGAGGGCGAGGCCCAACTGGATCAGGCCCGTGAGAGCAACAAGAAGCAGTCCCGGTTCGCCAGCCGCATCCTCGTCCTTGCTGGCATTGGCGAGGGTGGGCACGGGTTCCTCATCGAGGTCTTCGGCATCGAGAGGATGGGGGCGCAGGCCAATGCTCGCCGCAAGAAAGAGAAGGGCGCCAGCGGCGAGCATCGCGCCGATAATGAACAGGCCGGGGCGGAACGACGCGAATAATTTTTGCGGGAGAAACAGAACCGCATCGCCAAGGACGCCGCCGAGCCCGGTCGGCAAGGGCCAGCTATGGGTCGGCGGCAGGAGCGACGCAAGGCCAGCCGCGCAAGCCATGCCAGCCAGCCAGAGAACGAGGCGCAAGCCGAGGCGGTCGAGCTTGTGGGTCGTCAAAAGGCGCCAACCCCAAAAGCCGGGCGGTAACAGACAAGCCAGGACTCCGAGCCCCAGCATCTGCATGAGGAGATCGGCGGCGACGGCGCCTGGCGCGCCAAGAAAATTACGGATGGGTCCATCCGCCGCATGATTGAAACTTGGATCTTGCACTGACCAGGAGGTCAGGGCGAGCGCCAGCCCGACAATGCCGCCGATAAGGGCGAGGCCAGCCAGTTCCGCGCTCCGCCGCGCCGTAAAGATTCGTACAGGCTCGGGGATATGGTCCAGGGCGGTATAATGGGAGGTCGTTCGCATACGGCTCACGTGTTTCTTGACGCTGCATCCTCAACCCCGAAAGCGGAGACCGCTTTTGGGACCAATTTGATGCATTTGCAGAACGCTGAAACATGTCCTTCGAAACGGGTTCGAGGCGACATGCTCTAAGGCGTCAACCAAGGCGCGGCCCAACGGCCTGAACACGATAGTAGAGCGTGGCGGTTAAAGGTGATTTAACCTTAAGGGGAGGCCGCGATGGGCCTCGTGGAGGGGCGATTGGGTCCAAACAATAAGCCCGGTCCCAACGTGTCGGGACCGGGCTTCGAGCTGTCTTTCCACGCCTGCGTTCTCGCAGCCAGCCTTGCCCCCGCCCGGCCACATGAAATGCCAACTGAGCAAATTTTAGCCAAGCTCTTTCGTCACGTCTATGTGACAGCGGACAAAAATGAAAAAAATTTCATTGGGCGAGCGTAGGGCAAATGTTCTTGCGGCTTTCGAGCACCCTTCGACGGGCATTGTGACTGTCGGCATCGGCGCGGAAATTGATTATGGAAGATCGATGGCGGTCCTTCAGGCGCTCGATGATCCATTGGCGGGACCGCATGATACCAAGGTCGCGGCGAGCGGTTCTTGGTTCCTTCCCCTGATTTTGCTTTTTCACGGGCATCCGTGAAAATGCGAGAATGTTCCAGCGATCGTCTTTCCGACCGCTGATCTGACGATGCCGGGATCCGGCTTTTGGAGCCACAATGTTCAGGGATGATTCGGGAAACGGGGGCCGCAGGCCGTCGCGCAATGTGCTGGGTGAGCCGCTGGAAAGCTGTTCCTTCGATCCCCTCACGGGATTCTTCAGGAATGGCTGCTGCGATACGTCCGCCGAGGATGTCAGCAGCCACACGGTCTGCATTGTCGCGACGGAAGAATTTCTGGCCTTTTCCAAGGCGCGCGGAAATGATCTTTCCACGCCATTGCCGCAATATGGTTTCCCCGGTGTCAAACCCGGTGAGCGTTGGTGCCTTTGCGCGCCGCGCTGGCAGGAGGCATTCGAGGCTGGCAAAATGCCACGTGTGGTCTTAAAGGCGACACATGAAGGCGCGCTCGCCTTTTGTGCTCTCGATGATCTCAAGCGCTATGCGGTGGATCTGTCCTGAGCCTGTATGGCTGCCGGGGACGGAGGTGAATATGCCGTCCTGCTCTATTGAAACAAAGCTGGATTGAGCCGCGCGGCGCTTCTTAGCGCCGCAGGACGGCCTTTTCATTTTTTATGACGGAGGCTTCGATCAAGGGAAAGTCCGCCTCGATCAGAAATTGCTTCAAAGCCTCGTAGTCGGTTGTTTCCATCGGATAATCATAGGTCCCGTCACCGAGGCTCGCGAATGTATTCGCGACGACAGTGCGGAGTGTGGCTTTCTGGTCCTCTTTCGCCGGGCTGAACATCACGGTAATCGTGGGATAAGATCCATTCATCTTGGCTTTGCAGATCAGGCGTTGCACGCGATCAAAACGGATCTCGTAAAGTTTCAGGAAATCGTCTCGGCTTGGCTCATCGCGACGGTGATCGAGATTGCTGCCCCAGATTTCGAGCCGCAGCACGGCATTATCGCCTTCGCTCTTCTCGAGCGTGATTTCGAAATGCTTTCC contains:
- a CDS encoding glutathione S-transferase, translated to MPESPNLTLYGLRLSGHSHRAELMLSLLNLSYHFHAVDLAAGEQHTDEFHRLNVFETVPVLQDGDVTIADSVAILVYLALRYDPSRMWLPSEPSAAAQVQRWLSVAQGPVFNGPCTARLIKIFGLPGDYEHAAAESKRLLERLDETLTQSPFLTGTTITLADVAIYSYIAKAPEGEVSLEPYQNVCAWLNRVEALPFFLPMPAAN
- a CDS encoding LysR family transcriptional regulator; protein product: MDRLDNLSTFVAVAEQGSFIAASRQLGRSTTAVSRAVAVLEDVLGTQLLTRTTRAVALTQAGQRTLEQARRILADYAQLRDAADGNATPSGLITITAPEMFGRLHVLPLVESFMAAHSNVEISLLLLNRMVSLIDEGVDLGVRIAHLSDSSLRAIRLGSVRQVLCASPDYLAMAGTPLHPKDLANHRVIAIMGARPLPFRWRFRSSTNPRSVLVKPQLVVNSVQAALEAASRGAGITRVLSYQSAPLEEIGALRRLLIAHEPPSIPIHLVYPVGRYLPSRIRMFIDHAVAALRGRFPEVE
- a CDS encoding DNA translocase FtsK encodes the protein MRTTSHYTALDHIPEPVRIFTARRSAELAGLALIGGIVGLALALTSWSVQDPSFNHAADGPIRNFLGAPGAVAADLLMQMLGLGVLACLLPPGFWGWRLLTTHKLDRLGLRLVLWLAGMACAAGLASLLPPTHSWPLPTGLGGVLGDAVLFLPQKLFASFRPGLFIIGAMLAAGALLFLAASIGLRPHPLDAEDLDEEPVPTLANASKDEDAAGEPGLLLVALTGLIQLGLALKSWASRFLARRVRPVTAKPAPWQAGWRETHGDFDPPLDLAGEPLQWLEPAPEPPPFDASAYAPRATREAVRRERAAASSTETRPAREVHVEEEQDDYDFAAELPPLSVTPPAPPPKPSARALQEKAPAPQSAPMFRVSNRNTNQVFELPPLAMLSEPKKQGTRLSDDALQQNARVLEGVLEDFGVKGEIINVRPGPVVTLYELEPAPGIKSSRVIGLADDIARSMSALSARVAVVQGRNAIGIELPNLRRETVFLRELLSAHDFEESKHKLAIALGKNIGGEPIIVDLARMPHLLVAGTTGSGKSVAINTMILSLLYRLKPDQCRLIMVDPKMLELSVYDGIPHLLTPVVTDPKKAVVALKWAVREMEDRYKKMSKVGVRNIDGFNARVAEATAKGEVITRVVQTGFDRETGEAIYEQEEMNLSVLPYIVVIVDEMADLMMVAGKDIEGAIQRLAQMARAAGIHLIMATQRPSVDVITGTIKANFPTRISFQVTSKIDSRTILGEQGAEQLLGQGDMLYMAGGGRISRVHGPFVSDGEVEKVVAHLKTQGQPDYLDAITAEDEEGEDGEAPAPGSMDAEEGGDLYDRAVAIVLRDKKCSTSYIQRRLSVGYNKAASLVERMEKEGVVGAPNHAGKRAILVGGGVDRGAFDLAAEG
- a CDS encoding DUF2237 family protein, with the translated sequence MFRDDSGNGGRRPSRNVLGEPLESCSFDPLTGFFRNGCCDTSAEDVSSHTVCIVATEEFLAFSKARGNDLSTPLPQYGFPGVKPGERWCLCAPRWQEAFEAGKMPRVVLKATHEGALAFCALDDLKRYAVDLS